In the Podospora pseudocomata strain CBS 415.72m chromosome 5, whole genome shotgun sequence genome, one interval contains:
- the GPI17 gene encoding GPI transamidase component (COG:M; COG:O; BUSCO:EOG092635DF; EggNog:ENOG503NYTX), which translates to MSAQPLPSNDNDVSIATIGPKQEAPTSSKKLPPPEKPSDVRRRSHVILSFWLIVLLLGLPIWWKTTTIYRADLPLEDMLEWADGKACRPVFPLRISIQATSLQDQEAQNLLRLTQHALDDLNDFAGHHLRLQMGDEKQDSADNGSALTIRLTPGEGTTATLDPYEPILDITYPQNTIPSPTASSSALATYIASQLRTTFAEEQATISYLLSTNSMPSEHRPLGLSPETAEALAKRTTRSLKYAPTYHLTFSLFTSGPLPSSWDIETAIEEYMKPVLNVLSPIHNFTIDTQVQLYASPGVQNQVLNKEDLSSFINAAEWPLSPSIGGAPTINFIVFVGNQTIASPSQEAAPTSHSWLIPQWGTVFLLSLPGDTTHVAVATLKQPLLTFTSHLLSLTGTPESGSLPLRLSTLARIRSADLLLRASSTLGSLARLAMALPSISIPSSVADGVTKTMSHLRLACDNLGGTEGLAHARIAEAEAERAFFEKSMVGQLYFPDEHKIAVYLPLLGPVAVPLVMGLINEIKAWRKRRRERAEKGAEKKGE; encoded by the exons ATGTCTGCTCAACCACTCCCCAGCAACGACAATGACGTTTCCATCGCAACGATAGGCCCCAAGCAAGAAGCGCCAACTTCATCCAAAAAACTTCCCCCGCCAGAGAAGCCATCTGACGTGCGCCGGCGCAGCCATGTCATCCTCTCCTTTTGGCTGATTGTTCTCCTTTTGGGTCTCCCCATATGGTGgaagaccaccaccatatACCGCGCCGATCTTCCCTTGGAGGACATGTTAGAATGGGCAGACGGAAAG GCCTGTCGCCCCGTCTTCCCCCTCCGCATCTCGATACAAGCCACATCGCTTCAggatcaagaagctcaaaaCCTACTTCGGCTGACCCAGCACGCCCTTGACGATCTTAATGATTTCGCCgggcatcatcttcgtcttcagATGGGCGATGAGAAGCAGGATTCGGCCGACAATGGCAGCGCCTTGACTATTCGCCTCACTCCAGGCGAGGGCACAACCGCAACGCTTGATCCATACGAACCTATTCTGGATATCACCTACCCACAAAACACGATACCCTCTCCAACCGCTTCCTCGTCGGCGCTTGCCACATATATCGCAAGTCAGCTAAGGACCACGTTCGCCGAGGAACAGGCCACCATCTCGTACCTCCTCTCGACGAACTCGATGCCCTCGGAACACAGGCCGCTTGGATTATCGCCAGAAACCGCCGAAGCTCTTGCCAAGCGCACGACAAGATCCTTGAAATATGCGCCGACTTACCATCTTACCTTCTCTCTGTTCACAAGTGGGCCTCTACCAAGTAGCTGGGATATCGAGACCGCCATCGAAGAGTACATGAAGCCCGTACTGAACGTCCTCTCGCCCATTCACAATTTCACGATCGATACCCAGGTACAACTATACGCTTCACCTGGTGTTCAGAACCAAGTTCTCAACAAGGAGGATTTGTCCTCTTTCATCAACGCCGCGGAATGGCCACTGTCGCCCTCCATCGGTGGTGCGCCAACCATCAACTTCATTGTGTTTGTGGGGAACCAAACCATTGCGTCCCCTTCGCAGGAGGCTGCGCCGACCTCCCATTCATGGCTCATCCCCCAATGGGGCACCGTCTTTCTGCTGTCCCTCCCTGGCGACACCACCCACGTCGCGGTCGCCACCCTCAAGCAGCCCCTTTTGACATTCACCTCTCACCTCTTGTCACTCACCGGCACCCCCGAGTCAGGTTCTCTACCCCTGcgcctctccaccctcgcgCGTATCCGGTCTGCCGACCTGCTCCTCCGTGCCTCGTCCACCCTTGGATCTCTGGCCCGTCTTGCCATGGCTCTTCCCTCCATCTCAATCCCGAGTAGCGTCGCAGACGGCGTCACAAAGACCATGTCGCACTTGCGCCTCGCTTGCGACAACCTAGGCGGCACGGAAGGACTGGCTCACGCGCGGATTGCAGAGGCTGAGGCGGAAAGGGCGTTTTTTGAGAAGAGCATGGTTGGGCAGTTGTATTTCCCTGACGAGCACAAGATTGCTGTTTACCTGCCGCTATTGGGGCCGGTGGCAGTGCCGTTGGTTATGGGGTTAATTAACGAGATTAAGgcttggaggaagaggaggagggagagggccgAGAAGggggctgagaagaagggggagtga
- a CDS encoding hypothetical protein (EggNog:ENOG503NVCA; COG:G) — protein sequence MRFLGAALAAGLQLPTAALASHGSQKPLGDDRLDSTPATKGGKQPNIVFILTDDQDLHMNSLDYVPLIKKHLLDEGTLYKRHYCTTAICCPARVSLLTGQQAHNTNVTDVNPPHGGYPKFISQGLNNNYLPIWLQEAGYNTYYTGKLFNAHTVENYNSPYPAGWNGSDFLLDPYTYNYLNSSFQRNQDPPKSYEGFHSVDVLAEKSLGFVDEAVRADGPFFLGIAPVAPHSNVESNTLGDDMGDDWGNLPDIEEFAKFGPPVPAKRHEHLFKDVKIPRTPNFNPDKPTGANWVRLRKKLNQENINYNDHFYRQRLRTLQSVDELVASVVERLEEHGVLDNTYIFYTTDNGYHISQHRLNPGKECGFEEDINIPLIIRGPGVAKGVVSEIVTTHVDLAPTILNIAGLPHRADFDGEAIPLSRNDIEDTVKTRHEHVTVEFWGFAVSEGGKLFDEDEERLTLNNTYKGLRIIGRGYNFYYAVWCNNEHELYDLSTDPYQINNLLHPTTTKPKTLLGVEFHKVIARLDSLLFVLKSCKGRTCVRPWEALHPQGNVANLHDALGKRFDVFYEQQQKKVRFDRCELGYIVDAEGPQFERDGVVYRAGAEGGYKRGGISWSEWT from the exons ATGCGTTTCTTAGGAGCTGCACTTGCAGCAGGTCTGCAATTGCCCACGGCGGCTTTGGCCAGCCATGGCAGCCAAAAGCCGTTGGGAGATGACCGGCTGGACAGCACACCGGCAACCAAGGGGGGCAAGCAGCCAAATATTGTCTTCATCCTGACCGATGACCAAGATTTGCACATGAACTCCCTCGACTATGTCCCCCTGATCAAGAAGCACCTTCTCGACGAGGGCACCCTCTACAAGCGCCACTACTGCACCACAGCCATCTGCTGCCCCGCCAGAGTATCTCTCTTGACCGGCCAGCAAGCTCACAACACCAATGTCACCGATGTCAACCCTCCACATG GTGGCTATCCCAAGTTCATCAGTCAAGGGTTGAACAACAACTACCTCCCAATCTGGCTTCAGGAGGCCGGCTACAACACCTACTACACCGGCAAGCTGTTCAACGCCCACACTGTCGAGAACTACAACTCGCCCTACCCGGCCGGCTGGAACGGCTCCGACTTTCTCCTGGACCCATACACCTACAATTATCTCAATTCCTCCTTCCAACGGAACCAGGACCCCCCCAAGAGCTACGAGGGATTCCACTCTGTCGACGTCCTCGCGGAGAAGTCCCTCGGTTTCGTCGACGAAGCCGTCAGAGCCGAcggccccttcttcctcggcatcgcCCCCGTCGCTCCCCACAGCAACGTCGAGTCGAACACTCTGGGGGATGACATGGGCGACGACTGGGGCAACCTCCCCGACATTGAGGAGTTCGCCAAGTTCGGCCCCCCCGTCCCGGCAAAGCGCCACGAGCATTTGTTCAAAGACGTCAAGATCCCCCGGAcccccaacttcaacccTGACAAGCCGACGGGGGCGAACTGGGTCCGGCTTCGCAAGAAGCTCAACCAAGAGAATATTAACTACAATGATCATTTTTACCGCCAGAGGCTTCGCACCCTGCAGTCGGTCGACGAGCTGGTTGCTTCGGTTGTGGAGCGGTTGGAGGAGCATGGCGTTCTGGATAATACGTACATTTTTTACACGACCGATAATGGGTATCATATCAGTCAGCACCGTCTTAATCCTGGGAAGGAGTGcgggtttgaggaggatatcAACATCCCGCTTATCATTCGCGGTCCTGGCGTGgcgaagggggtggtttCGGAGATTGTCACCACGCACGTTGACTTGGCGCCTACGATTCTTAACATTGCCGGTTTGCCTCACCGAGCGGACTTTGATGGTGAGGCGATTCCGCTGAGTCGGAACGACATTGAGGACACGGTCAAGACGAGACACGAGCATGTGACggtggagttttgggggtttgctgTTTCGGAGGGGGGCAAGTtgtttgatgaggatgaggagaggttgacgCTGAATAACACGTACAAGGGGTTGAGGATTattgggagggggtataATTTTTATTACGCGGTTTGGTGCAATAATGAGCATGAGCTTTATGATTTGAGT ACTGACCCCTACCAAATCAACAATTTGCTTCATCCTACGACTACCAAGCCCAAGACTCTTCTTGGGGTGGAGTTTCACAAGGTGATTGCCCGGTTGGATTCTTTGTTGTTTGTGCTCAAGTCTTGCAAGGGGAGGACTTGTGTCAGGCCGTGGGAGGCGCTGCATCCGCAGGGGAATGTGGCCAACTTGCATGATGCGCTCGGGAAGAGGTTTGATGTTTTTtatgagcagcagcagaagaaggttAGGTTTGATAGGTGCGAGTTGGGGTATATTGTTGATGCCGAGGGGCCGCAGTTCGagagggatggggtggtgtatagagcgggagcggagggggggtataagaggggggggatcaGTTGGAGTGAGTGGACTTAA
- a CDS encoding hypothetical protein (EggNog:ENOG503PEAW; COG:Q) — MTDQTAQFTPRFRTDIYPFIEPSKYRGSLRNKVTIITGAAGAIGRGLAESFAVAGAKLVLTYNRTPPPPELEERCLRFGAADVSFVKCDVAELGGCEALVKEAGFSFPFQGGRGEMANWTLELHGRADILINNAGANGLGPLHDQAPQDFIKEIAVNFHGPYYLMRLLLTYFRQQRSGCVLNIASRAGTVAIPYSTGYCSSKAALINLTACAQKELDIDGLGEEVHMYSLHPGGIKSAMTLKKYSPESVSTLPPQAQSKFVNALDIYDDSPYLNGMVCVALATGVGKEVLRGKYFDVGQDLEDVLAQREALRQNPDLYGLHTSFLGGLKNGGVPKGGYRKEEWGKEFPGS; from the exons ATGACCGACCAAACCGCCCAATTCACCCCCCGCTTCCGCACCGACATCTACCCCTTCATCGAGCCCTCCAAGTACAGGGGATCCCTCCGCAATAAAGtaaccatcatcaccggcgcaGCGGGAGCAATCGGCCGAGGACTGGCCGAGTCTTTTGCTGTCGCGGGGGCAAAGCTGGTCTTGACTTACAACCGgacgccgccaccgcccgagctggaggagagaTGTCTTCGGTTTGGAGCTGCTGATGTGTCGTTTGTAAAGTGTGATGTTGCTGAGCTTGGGGGCTGTGAGGCTCTTGTTAAGGAGGcgggtttttcttttccttttcaaGGGGGTAGGGGTGAGATGGCTAACTGG ACTTTGGAACTGCATGGTAGGGCGGATATTTTGATCAACAATGCTGGGGCTAACGGGCTTGGGCCG CTTCACGACCAAGCGCCCCAGGATTTCATCAAGGAGATTGCGGTCAACTTCCACGGGCCGTATTACCTCATGAGGCTGCTCCTCACGTATTTTCGACAACAGCGAAGTGGCTGCGTGCTGAATATTGCCTCGAGGGCCGGGACGGTGGCTATACCATATAGCACCGGGTACTGCTCCAGCAAGGCAGCACTGATCAACCTAACCGCCTGTGCGCAAAAGGAGCTTGACATTGAtggtttgggagaggaggtgcaCATGTATTCGCTGCACCCTGGGGGGATTAAGAGCGCGATGACGCTGAAGA AATACTCACCGGAATCTGTGTCTACTCTTCCGCCTCAGGCGCAGAGCAAGTTTGTGAATGCGCTGGATATCTATGATGACTCCCCGTATCTGAACGGGATGGTGTGTGTTGCGCTTGcgacgggggtggggaaggaggtgctgAGGGGCAAGTATTTTGATGTTGGGCAGGATTTGGAAGATGTGCTGGCTCAAagggaggcgttgaggcAGAACCCGGATTTGTATGGGTTGCACACGAGCTTCTTGGGTGGGCTGAAGAACGGGGGTGTGCCAAAGGGGGGGTATaggaaggaggagtggggGAAGGAGTTTCCTGGTTCTTGA
- a CDS encoding hypothetical protein (COG:U; EggNog:ENOG503NUNF) — MLAAALAVRRAPEDGVNATKRALRHCLLYVVIARAVLHRPAISLCFRGRLFRIFGRGRPRAEGRSAIDFSCWENLVITASTKLISCSPLFGGATMARISDPAGGQPTEQSPLLSNVPVTSETPPNSEALPISENGSVVKKVGVDEESVRSGEIATGISRTQVARIISVLLIGIFVAHCDGSILLATHSNIASEFNDLGNSTWLITGFAIAGAATQALYGKLSDIYGRKTLVTFAYAIFVFGCFIVGIGQTMGQVILGRVISGAGASGMASLVSILITDLLPIREVAQWRAYVNLVATFGRSIGGPLGGWLVDVIGWRWSFFGQVPIILGAIILVAIYLPSHTEPTSDSVSTSSAEAEIRKSKFSRIDFKGSFIFAFMILALLTPIELGGVKLPWSSPITISLISFSFVLIAVFLAVEKRQEEPILPLEIFHQRDAVISYLILGLQTAAQLGLMFSVPLYFQITSRSSASSAGAHLVPAVTGNAIGGVLSGILIKRSGRYKALIILAVTFSSLSYLLLMLRWHGNTNGWESLYIFPSGFGTGIAQSAVFISLQAVVDPAHAAPSISFMYLSSTIALTMGLSVSNAVMKAALRRTLFNRLAGLGFGAVEIAKVIAETVSDVDYVDRATGVVQKAVVESYVDGLWWSHGVSFFFSASAFVLALFIKQRRLEGTV, encoded by the exons ATGCTTGCAGCTGCACTAGCAGTTCGCAGAGCCCCTGAAGATGGGGTAAATGCCACCAAACGAGCCTTGCGACATTGCCTTTTGTATGTCGTGATCGCCCGAGCTGTATTACACCGGCCGGCGATAAGTCTTTGTTTCCGGGGACGACTATTTCGGATTTTTGGCCGAGGCCGGCCACGAGCTGAAGGCAGAAGCGCGATTGATTTTTCTTGTTGGGAAAACCTTGTGATAACTGCATCGACAAAACTGATCAGTTGCAGTCCATTGTTTGGCGGAGCAACCATGGCACGAATTTCAGACCCAGCAGGTGGCCAACCAACCGAGCAGTCGCCTCTTCTCAGCAATGTGCCAGTTACCAGTGAGACGCCGCCAAACTCTGAGGCGCTTCCAATCAGTGAGAATGGGAGTGTTGTGAAGAAGGTCGGCGTGGATGAAGAAAGTGTGCGCAGCGGGGAGATTGCGACTGGCATTTCGAGAACACAGGTGGCTCGCATCATTTCAGTCCTGCTCATCG GCATCTTTGTTGCTCACTGCGACGGCTCCATCCTGCTGGCCACGCACTCCAACATTGCCTCCGAGTTCAACGACTTGGGCAACTCGACATGGCTGATCACCGGTTTTGCCATCGCCGGCGCGGCAACGCAGGCACTCTACGGGAAGTTGAGTGATATCTACGGCAGAAAGACGCTCGTCACTTTTGCCTATGCCATTTTCGTTTTTGGTTG TTTTATTGT GGGCATCGGCCAGACAATGGGCCAGGTCATTCTTGGCCGAGTCATTTCAGGGGCTGGCGCCTCTGGCATGGCTTCGCTGGTGTCAATCTTGATCACTG ATCTCCTTCCCATCCGAGAAGTCGCTCAATGGCGCGCCTACGTCAATCTAGTGGCTACATTTGGTCGATCTATCGGCGGTCCTCTCGGCGGCTGGCTCGTGGATGTAATCGGATGGCGCTGGTCTTTCTTCGGGCAagtccccatcatcctgggcgccatcatcctcgttgCAATCTATCTGCCGAGCCACACTGAGCCAACCTCGGATTCTGTCTCGACCAGCAGTGCCGAGGCCGAAATCCGCAAATCCAAGTTCAGCCGGATCGACTTCAAGGGGTCCTTCATCTTCGCCTTTATGATCCTCGCCCTACTCACACCCATCGAGCTAGGCGGTGTCAAGCTACCCTGGTCATCTCCCATCACGATTAGTCTCATCAGCTTCAGCTTTGTGCTCATTGCTGTTTTTCTTGCAGTCGAAAAACGCCAAGAGGAGCCGATCCTGCCACTGGAGATCTTTCATCAGCGGGATGCCGTTATTTCCTACCTGATTTTGGGACTTCAAACAGCCGCTCAGCTCGGA CTCATGTTCTCCGTCCCCCTCTACTTCCAAATTACCTCCcgctcctccgcctcctcggccggtGCCCACCTGGTCCCAGCCGTAACAGGAAACGCCATCGGCGGCGTTCTCTCCGGCATCCTCATCAAACGCTCTGGCCGCTACAaggccctcatcatcctcgccgtcactttctcctccctctcctacctcctcctcatgcTCCGCTGGCACGGCAACACCAACGGCTGGGAATCCCTCTACATCTTTCCCAGCGGCTTCGGAACCGGCATCGCCCAGTCAGCCGTGTTCATCTCCCTTCAAGCCGTCGTCGACCCCGCCCACGCGGCACCTTCGATCTCGTTCATGTATCTCTCTAGCACCATCGCTTTGACAATGGGACTTTCAGTGTCGAATGCGGTTATGAAGGCTGCTCTGAGAAGGACTCTGTTCAATAGGCTTGCCGGACTTGGGtttggggcggtggagattgCAAAGGTTATTGCTGAGACGGTGTCAGATGTGGATTATGTTGATAGGGCGACGGGGGTGGTGCAGAAAGCGGTTGTTGAGAGCTATGTGGAcgggttgtggtggagtcACGGGGTgtcgtttttcttttctgcgTCGGCGTTTGTGTTGGCGTTGTTTATTAAGCAGAGGAGGCTTGAGGGGACGGTATGA
- the FAT1_2 gene encoding long-chain fatty acid transporter fat1 (COG:I; EggNog:ENOG503NU8V), whose product MAALPVSLSVAASALTATAAYLNARWQVSYDLHLLKSILPTVANVAWWTQRDRVNFFYRLEDLATSKSSENRVFLRFEDMTYTYAQAYDTVLRYANFLKDRRGVKKGEMVALDFQNTDTFIFLLLALWAIGAVPALINYNLTGAALVHCVKRANARLMLIDPTVAGNVGEDVKSELSGTMFEVVTPQLESQMLAFDGSRPADELRSGAAGEAMGILIYTSGTTGLPKAAIVSWAKVAVVGGFTSRLVGTGKNDVFYTAMPLYHSTAMLLGFAHTLNVGATFAMSRKFSTSHFWDDVRKHNATIIQYVGETCRYLLSAPTKLDPVTGENLDKKHKVRIAFGNGLRPDVWNAFKERYGIETIAEFYGATEGSFATWNVSRNDFSMGSVGRAGALYNLLVGRSIAIVEVDHETELPLRDPKTGFCVRTPEGEPGELLFSLPAKNVEARFQGYYGDTGATSKKIMRNVFSKGDAWFRTGDVVRRDGEHRIYFNDRIGDTFRWKSENVSTAEVAHILGLHPGIQESNVYGVEIPGHEGRAGCAAVVFKPSALGHDGVPTSETLKTLADHVRANLPRYALPLFLRVAKGGSLKSTGTNKQQKVGLRNEGVDPSKTGSDDIFWLKGASYERFGPNDWSSLQGGKVKL is encoded by the exons ATGGCTGCTT TGCCGGTATCTCTTTCAgtcgccgcctcggccttgacggccaccGCAGCATATCTGAATGCTCGATGGCAGGTCTCTTACGATCTCCACTTGTTGAAGTCTATCCTGCCCACGGTAGCAAACGTGGCATGGTGGACTCAGCGTGATCGTGTCAACTTCTTTTACCGCCTCGAAGACCTCGCCACTTCCAAGTCCTCAGAAAACCGCGTTTTCCTTCGTTTTGAAGACATGACTTACACATATGCGCAAGCCTACGACACAGTTCTCCGCTATGCCAATTTTCTCAAGGATCGCCGGGgtgtgaagaagggggagatggttgCGCTTGACTTCCAGAATACCGACACTTTTATTTTCTTGTTGCTGGCTTTGTGGGCTATCGGGGCTGTTCCGGCACTTATCAACTACAACCTCACCGGTGCGGCACTCGTTCATTGCGTCAAGAGGGCGAACGCGCGGTTGATGCTGATCGACCCTACCGTGGCTGGAAAcgttggggaggatgtcaagTCCGAGCTGAGCGGAACCATGTTTGAAGTTGTGACACCACAGTTGGAGAGTCAGATGTTGGCGTTTGATGGTAGCAGGCCTGCGGATGAGCTGCGGAGTGGTGCGGCGGGCGAAGCAATGGGCATACTTATTTACACAAGCGGCACAACAGGCTTACCCAAGGCCGCGATTGTTTCTTGGGCCaaggttgctgttgttggtggttttACATCTCGATTGGTTGGCACGGGCAAGAATGATGTGTTTTACACT GCAATGCCCCTTTACCATTCGACGGCTATGCTGCTGGGATTTGCTCACACTTTGAACGTGGGCGCTACATTTGCCATGAGCAGGAAATTTTCCACTAGTCACTTCTGGGACGACGTCCGAAAACACAATGCCACGATCATCCAATACGTCGGCGAAACATGCAGATATCTGCTCTCGGCCCCAACAAAATTGGATCCCGTCACGGGTGAGAACCTCGACAAGAAGCACAAAGTCCGGATCGCCTTTGGAAACGGTCTTCGTCCCGACGTGTGGAATGCCTTCAAGGAGCGGTACGGCATTGAGACGATTGCCGAGTTCTACGGCGCCACCGAGGGAAGTTTTGCAACATGGAACGTGAGCAGAAACGACTTCAGCATGGGCTCCGTAGGACGGGCTGGCGCCCTGTACAACCTGCTTGTTGGCCGATCTATCGCCATCGTCGAGGTTGATCATGAGACGGAATTGCCACTCAGAGATCCCAAGACTGGATTCTGCGTGCGGACACCGGAGGGCGAGCCAGGCGAATTGCTCTTTTCGCTCCCGGCGAAGAATGTAGAGGCGAGGTTCCAGGGATACTACGGCGATACGGGTGCCACGTCCAAGAAGATCATGCGCAATGTCTTTTCGAAGGGCGATGCTTGGTTCCGGACTGGTGATGTGGTTCGTCGAGATGGCGAGCACAGGATCTACTTCAACGACCGGATCGGCGATACCTTCAGGTGGAAGAGTGAGAATGTGTCGACCGCTGAGGTGGCTCATATCCTGGGACTTCATCCAGGAATCCAAGAGTCAAATGTGTATGGCGTAGAGATTCCGGGACATGAGGGCCGGGCTGGATGCGCAGCCGTGGTTTTCAAGCCCTCGGCTTTGGGACATGACGGTGTTCCTACCAGCGAGACGCTCAAGACGCTGGCGGACCATGTAAGGGCCAACCTGCCCAGATACGCGTTGCCTCTTTTCCTCCGAGTC
- a CDS encoding hypothetical protein (EggNog:ENOG503NU5W; COG:C), whose protein sequence is MILWGKCPYCNSSGAPGEKKVGGSGYEVQESESRGVFRSSHSPFPFSHHTFRFPVREEKIDIVQRSLTSVPSGYTHFLLSLFTHTSTTTMGSIVQAPALTTQAMPFKVLVVGGSYGGLSAALNLQDLCSGLAPRCGPKPVEGAPVIETPQFNVDITIVDERDGFYHLIGSPLALADEDYAAKSWVRYEDVPAVSQSQNIRVIHGSVKSVDQTSKTATYLPHGLVSSPENTSTLSYDFLVAAAGLRRVWPVVPQSLRRKQFLFEAGDHIRAATTARHGVVVVGGGAVGIEMAAELKLVQPQLKVTLVHSRDKLLSSEPLPDEVKDKSLELLLEAGVGVRMSTRLDKTEEVVDEQGKKAVRVWFTDGESILADQVSLAVSRSVPSTEFLGLKETGVLDEEGYVKIQSSLAFPAETPNWSDHFAIGDLVKWSGIKRCGGAMHMGFFAGNNIHQRMIEIASGKEPVFLKLDEIPPMIGLAVGKKAVSYWPATGVSAGEDVSQAFFGDDLGFTICWNHLGLGNSQKL, encoded by the exons ATGATCTTGTGGGGCAAGTGTCCATATTGCAACTCTTCGGGGGCAccgggggaaaagaaggtgGGGGGATCGGGATATGAAGTCCAAGAAAGTGAAAGTCGGGGGGTCTTTCGCTCATCCcattcccccttcccattttCCCATCATACATTCAGGTTTCCCgtgagagaagaaaagattGACATTGTGCAGCGGTCACTGACATCAGTTCCAT CTGGATATACAcactttcttctctctctctttaCACACACCAGCACGACCACAATGGGATCCATCGTCCAAGCAcccgccctcaccacccaggcCATGCCCTTCAAAGTTCTCGTCGTGGGCGGCTCCTACGGCGGGCTTTCCgccgccctcaacctccaagaTCTCTGCAGTGGTCTCGCACCACGATGCGGCCCCAAGCCAGTCGAGGGCGCGCCAGTGATCGAGACACCACAGTTCAACGTTGACATCACCATTGTAGACGAACGTGATGGCTTCT ACCACCTCATCGgctcccccctcgccctgGCCGACGAAGACTACGCGGCCAAGTCCTGGGTAAGATACGAAGACGTCCCCGCCGtctcccaatcccaaaacATCCGCGTCATCCACGGCTCTGTCAAGTCAGTTGATCAAACCTCCAAGACGGCCACTTACCTCCCCCACGGCCTGGTGTCCTCCCCAGAAAACACAAGCACCCTTTCATATGACTTTTtggtcgccgccgccggcctccGCCGCGTCTGGCCTGTGGTTCCGCAGTCTCTCCGCAGGAAACAGTTTCTCTTTGAGGCCGGCGACCATATCCGTGCTGCCACTACTGCCCGCCACggcgtggtggttgtgggcggtggtgcggTCGGTATCGAGATGGCTGCTGAGCTGAAGCTTGTCCAGCCTCAGTTGAAGGTCACGCTTGTGCACTCGAGGGATAAGCTTCTCAGTTCGGAGCCGCTGCCGGATGAGGTCAAGGATAAGAGTTTGGAGCTGTTGCTTGAGGCGGGGGTTGGCGTGAGGATGAGCACTAGGTTGGAtaagacggaggaggtggtggacgagcaggggaagaaggcggtcAGGGTGTGGTTTACCGATGGGGAGAGCATCCTCGCCGATCAGGTCAGCTTGGCGGTGTCCCGGTCTGTGCCGTCGACGGAGTTTTTGGGGCTGAAGGAGACTGGtgtgttggatgaggaggggtatGTGAAGATCCAGAGTAGCTTGGCTTTCCCGGCTGAGACGCCAAACTGGAGTGATCACTTTGCTATTGGGGATTTGGTAAAGTGGTCGGGGATTAAGAGGTGCGGCGGGGCTATGCATATGGGTTTTTTCGCTGGGAATAATATTCATCAGAGGATGATTGAGATTGCTTCTGGAAAGGAGCCTGTCTTCCTTAAGCTGGATGAGATCCCGCCCATGattgggttggcggtggggaagaaggcggtTTCGTACTGGCCTGCGACTGGTGTGTCGGCCGGTGAGGATGTCTCGCAGGCCTTCTTTGGGGATGATCTTGGGTTTACGA TCTGCTGGAATCACTTGGGGCTTGGAAACAGCCAAAAGTTGTGA